A genomic region of Caenorhabditis elegans chromosome V contains the following coding sequences:
- the T22F3.11 gene encoding Major facilitator superfamily (MFS) profile domain-containing protein (Confirmed by transcript evidence) codes for MTRPWGNYYRWIIVGVGFLCLTSICSNFIVINFTFICMKNDMSDAVTDSNGTLRSIYDYNGSEKKWILWAVALGTMLGTVPINMLYVKYGARLPFFIAGLTSIISTALIPWAAGFNYWILILLRFCQGLAYSADFAAIGLITVRWAPLTETATFIAVMTSFTGISSVATNSVTGVICESSYGWKYSYYLHAIVGLLLFVLWYIVYIDHPQDTKRVSCKELTKIEKSKSAAHLDKSTDVPYRKLLTSPVIWCVWLNAFFEMSAVIVCSTYMPIYFHEVLKFGVTETGFWVALVLFIWLPVRWVAAVLSDKIRCIGELPKILIFNTIAVGGTGAFFAVIGFIPAENKYWSVAAFTMTMCCVGVNSGGFYKCGVLHARQYAHVVIAAIQWTKCVALFSAPAMVALFVTTESVRTQWIGVFLVFGGLMQITNLLSYCIFTDKPAEWTNSEEKPVSKA; via the exons ATGACAAGACCATGGGGAAACTACTACAG atggatAATCGTAGGTGTCGGATTCCTATGTCTGACTTCCATTTGCTCCAACTTCATCGTAATCAACTTCACCTTCATCTGCATGAAAAATGATATGTCGGATGCCGTGACAGATAGTAATGGA ACGCTCCGATCAATCTACGACTACAATGGAAGCGAGAAGAAGTGGATCTTATGGGCGGTCGCATTGGGTACCATGCTTGGAACCGTACCCATTAACATGCTCTACGTCAAATACGGTGCCCGACTCCCTTTCTTCATCGCCGGTCTCACATCGATCATCTCAACTGCTTTAATCCCCTGGGCTGCAGGCTTTAACTACTGGATACTGATCCTTCTCAGATTTTGCCAGGGACTCGCGTATTCTGCGGATTTTGCCGCTATCGGACTTATCACTGTTAGATGGGCACCACTTACCGAGACTGCTACCTTCATTGCCGTCATGACATCCTTTACGGGAATCTCATCAGTTGCCACAAACTCTGTGACCGGTGTGATTTGCGAGAGCTCTTACGGATGGAAGTATTCCTATTACCTTCACGCTATCGTCGGATTGTTACTTTTTGTCCTCTGGTACATTGTCTACATTGATCATCCACAAGACACCAAGAGAGTCTCCTGCAAAGAATTGACCAAGATCGAGAAATCCAAGTCTGCAGCTCACTTGGACAAGAGTACCGATGTTCCATACAGA AAACTCCTTACCAGCCCAGTCATCTGGTGTGTCTGGCTCAACGCCTTCTTCGAGATGTCCGCTGTGATCGTCTGCTCAACTTACATGCCAATCTACTTCCACGAGGTGCTCAAGTTCGGAGTCACCGAGACCGGCTTCTGGGTGGCTCTAGTGCTCTTCATCTGGCTTCCAGTTCGATGGGTGGCCGCCGTACTCAGTGACAAGATCCGCTGCATCGGAGAGCTGCCGAAGATTCTGATCTTCAACACAATCGCAGTTGGAGGTACCGGAGCATTCTTCGCCGTCATTGGGTTCATCCCAGCCGAGAACAAGTATTGGTCCGTTGCCGCGTTTACCATGACTATGTGCTGTGTGGGTGTCAACTCTGGCGGATTCTACAAATGTGGTGTTCTTCATGCTCG CCAATACGCCCACGTGGTCATCGCCGCAATTCAATGGACCAAGTGTGTGGCGCTGTTCTCCGCCCCTGCGATGGTTGCTCTCTTCGTCACCACCGAATCGGTCCGTACCCAGTGGATCGGTGTCTTCCTGGTTTTCGGTGGCCTCATGCAGATCACCAACTTGCTCTCCTACTGCATTTTCACCGACAAGCCCGCCGAATGGACCAACAGCGAAGAGAAGCCCGTGTCCAAGGCGTGA
- the F59B1.6 gene encoding Serpentine Receptor, class I (Confirmed by transcript evidence) produces MNNFSVNSHFFAVIENDNRSLQLPLMNLINVISTIIVFILLYAIISRKRKKESQIYQIVLITHCFTLWLSQVYWGSFHSLVFLFPFPGLYGIGYLAPFLSSYVLVIIWIFLFAITVFTMFIILILRLRGVTRKNSNFYFSTTAYSIFSAFFAMYIAIPMPFCWISAGSSISETQDFVRKFYPNATKVLDIPGIFVYTDSWKFHRILVVAMVLLVSGGVLYIFLCQIIIYEIRLQCKLWSEKIVKYHRKALKDTIIQNLLFGTFLAAIPLFQILNAYRDPEVDTITTTIITNAIFVSSPIPYAITIFCQNTQYRQAVITTFRVQPKPPNVGSTIQVSVARPI; encoded by the exons TCCACTATCATAGTATTTATTTTACTCTATGCAATAATTtcgagaaaacgaaaaaaagaatcTCAAATTTATCAGATAGTTTTGATAACTCATTGTTTCACGTTGTGGCTTTCTCAAGTTTATTGGGGAAGTTTTCATAGCCTCGTGTTTTTATTTCCATTTCCTGGATTATATGGTATCGGGTATCTTGCTCCATTTTTGAGCTCTTATGTTCTAgtg attatttggatttttttatttgcaattaCGGTATTCACAATGTTCATAATTTTGATCTTGAGGCTTCGTGGTGTCACTCgaaaaaacagtaatttttat TTCTCCACAACCGCCTACTCAATTTTCTCAGCTTTTTTTGCAATGTATATAGCGATTCCCATGCCGTTTTGCTGGATATCAGCCGGCTCTTCAATATCTGAAACACAggattttgtgagaaaattcTATCCGAATGCCACAAAGGTTTTGGATattcctggaatttttgtttatacCGATTCCTGGAAGTTTCATCGAATTTTGGTTGTAGCGATGGTTTTGCTGGTTTCTGGAGGcgtt ctttacaTCTTTCTATGTCAAATCATAATCTACGAAATCCGGCTGCAATGCAAACTTTGGAGCgagaaaatagtaaaatatcACAGAAAAGCGCTGAAAGATACGATTATTCAG AACTTACTGTTTGGCACGTTTCTTGCAGCAATcccactttttcaaattctcaatgCATACAGGGACCCCGAGGTGGACACAATTA CCACGACAATCATAACCAACGCAATTTTTGTATCGTCTCCAATTCCCTACGCCATAACAATATTCTGTCAAAACACACAATACAGGCAGGCTGTAATAACAACGTTTCGTGTTCAACCCAAACCGCCAAATGTGGGATCGACTATTCAAGTTTCGGTAGCTCGAccaatttga
- the F59B1.4 gene encoding Serpentine Receptor, class I (Partially confirmed by transcript evidence) translates to MDNRVYATVHLTDRTLQLYLTNIFNCLATPVNFLAFYLIIKHSRRETKLFKYTLLISHLFFYVSNIFYGTIANVVLLFPFPGILLIGILENLLNAFWSAAIWIFLFAGFVYFTFMILVVRLKIVARKGKIFDFSNRSYYIFCVILALYIIGPISAIWIRSYCTRDQQIAYVTEHFPKNLMVFDNPSVHVDVSVSNQRMLIILMLILIFSGFMIYSLLYLMIVLEISKQATSKSLKTTNHQRKVTNSMVFQILIVGTTVFPAILLQIRNAFVEPEEDTRVITALANSCLVFASIPCQLFMILRNSYYRQVILKKGGGNLEASTSDRKQSIFVQPTRRHTTFY, encoded by the exons atgGACAACAGAGTCTACGCAACCGTCCACTTAACAGATAGAACTCTCCAACTCTAcctaacaaatattttcaactgcCTTGCCACTCCTGTCAATTTTCTAGCATTTTACCTGATAATCAAGCATTCTAGAAGAGAGACCAAACTATTCAAGTACACTCTACTAATCAGTCACTTATTCTTCTATGTCTCCAACATTTTCTATGGAACCATTGCGAATGTGGTTTTACTTTTCCCGTTTCCCGGAATTTTACTAATCGGGATTTTGGAGAACCTACTAAATGCATTTTGGTCCGCCGCAATTTGGATATTCTTATTCGCTGGATTCGTCTATTTCACATTTATGATACTGGTGGTTCGGCTGAAAATCGTTGCGAGAAAGGGaaaaatctttgatttttcgaatcggagttattatattttttgtgttatatTGGCTTTATACATAATCGGCCCAATTAGTGCGATTTGGATCAGATCATACTGCACGAGGGATCAGCAAATAGCTTATGTTACAGAG CACTTCCCAAAAAATCTGATGGTTTTCGATAATCCCAGTGTCCACGTGGATGTGAGTGTATCCAACCAACGAATGCTAATAATTCTCATGTTAATTCTGATTTTCTCCGGATTCATg atctacagTCTACTCTACTTGATGATAGtgctagaaatttcaaaacaagcTACTTCTAAGAGCTTAAAAACCACAAATCATCAGCGCAAGGTGACAAATTCAATGGTTTTTCAG attttgatagTTGGAACAACAGTTTTTCCAGCAATTCTTTTACAAATTAGGAATGCATTTGTGGAGCCGGAAGAGGATACAAGAG tgATCACCGCCTTGGCCAATTCGTGTCTTGTGTTCGCCTCGATTCCTTGCCAACTTTTCATGATTTTGCGAAATTCGTATTATCGACAAGTCATTTTGAAGAAAGGCGGTGGAAACCTCGAAGCGAGTACTTCTGATCGGAAACAATCGATATTCGTTCAACCGACAAGACGGCACacaactttttattga
- the srx-93 gene encoding G-protein coupled receptors family 1 profile domain-containing protein (Predicted) — MSQEYNYTDPLNLVVAFLLGTIGTFGVVCNSLIVYIFLKEKSEQTAFNVICFFRAISNVIILTTIFLITYLPKTLLGYSPYPPAIESWFINTSHPLYLGNEYQIVLMAINRFCAMFFPTKYSRIFSLSHTTIILVLIYLYRIAQKIYEWLPESAKGCYTLFSTKYFAWKYSSAPGCDYVDGAPEVIKYTFITTAFLNFITFLKILHFYKKSNSSQVAVEAKKRMRKNILNFIQTILLDSLYLIDITFTFELSSWSTRRVWTYFCGTFIWECLHSLDGFIMIIFNEKLTFLRSKTRNKVVLPIIGGGHPRQGQTSVTTYSNVK; from the exons ATGTCCCAAGAGTACAACTATACGGATCCCCTCAACTTGGTGGTAGCATTCCTACTGGGAACG ATTGGAACTTTCGGTGTGGTCTGTAACTCCTTAATTgtctacatttttctcaaagaaaaatctgaacaaaCCGCTTTTAATGTCATTTGTTTCTTTCGGGCTATATCAAATGTCATAATTTTAACAACTATCTTTCTGATCACTTACCTACCAAAAACTTTATT AGGGTATTCTCCATACCCACCAGCAATCGAATCTTGGTTCATCAATACATCACACCCTTTATATCTTGGAAATGAGTATCAAATTGTTCTAATGGCCATTAACAGATTTTGTGCaatgttttttccaacaaaatattCGCGTATATTTTCATTATCTCATACAACAATCATACTCGTTCTAATCTATCTCTATAGAATTGCACAGAAAATATATGAATGGTTGCCAGAGTCCG CAAAAGGTTGCTATACattattttcgacaaaatattttgcttGGAAGTACAGCAGTGCTCCCGGTTGTGACTATGTTGATGGTGCTCCAGAAGTAATTAAATATACTTTTATAACAAcggcatttttgaattttatcacttttttgaagatcttGCATTTTtacaaa AAGTCTAATAGTTCACAAGTAGCTGTAGAAGCTAAGAAAAGAATgcggaaaaatatattaaattttatacaaaCAATTCTTCTAGATTCCCTTTACCTTATTGATATAACTTTTACTTTTGAACTAAG TTCCTGGAGCACTCGCCGTGTGTGGACATATTTCTGTGGAACTTTTATTTGGGAATGCCTACATTCTCTTGATGG atttattatgataattttcaatgaaaagcTGACATTTCTTAGAAGCAAAACGAGAAATAAAGTAGTGCTCCCAATAATTGGTGGTGGGCATCCTCGACAAGGCCAGACATCAGTGACAACATATTCTaatgtgaaataa
- the T22F3.8 gene encoding Major facilitator superfamily (MFS) profile domain-containing protein (Partially confirmed by transcript evidence), whose product MTIQTLFTLHCLYRTFFNLKVAFFLGSAGLTMMLLNNYYRFIVLLVGFLCLASLCSNYLIINFTFICMKHDFSDGFTEINGTRQSIYDYTPDDKKWILWAVAAGTIIGTVPMNLLLVKYGARFPFFLSGIVSCISTSLIPFAAKWNFAFLIILRFIQGFSFSADFAAIGLLAVRWAPLAETAIFVAVLTCFNAIASMITNMATGLICVSSLGWKWSYYLHSIVGAILFVLWYFVYIDHPQDTRRVSGKELQSIQKNKSEAHLSKKCDVPYIKLATSPVILCVWANAFFDLTAAIMFSTYIPLYLHEVLKFGVTETGFYSSLIHGICLPVRLCFGIISDKIQFISEPVKIQIFNTISVGGSGLFFASIGLIPMEYRGWSVFSCIMTMSCIGVNPGGFYKVAVLHSRQFAHVVLTAIQWIKCLALFVAPALVSIFVTNESIRQQWIWVFLIVGGGMVITNILGFFFLTDKPAEWTDTDEPLEKL is encoded by the exons ATGACTATTCAAACTCTGTTCACACTACACTGTTTATATCggacttttttcaatttaaaagtagcattttttttaggttCAGCAGGCCTTACAATGATGctattaaataattattacag ATTCATAGTTCTACTGGTTGGATTTCTGTGCCTAGCGTCACTATGCTCgaattatttaattataaattttacatttatcTGTATGAAACacgatttttcagatggatTCACAGAAATTAATGGG ACCCGTCAAAGTATCTACGATTACACACCCGACGACAAGAAATGGATTTTGTGGGCAGTGGCTGCGGGTACCATTATTGGCACAGTACCCATGAACCTGCTGTTGGTGAAGTATGGGGCGAG atttccatttttcctatCTGGAATTGTTTCCTGCATCTCTACTTCATTAATCCCATTCGCTGCAAAATggaatttcgcatttttaattattttgcgATTTATTCAG GGATTCTCATTTTCTGCCGACTTTGCCGCAATCGGCTTATTGGCTGTACGCTGGGCTCCACTTGCagaaactgcaatttttgtagCAGTTCTCACGTGCTTCAACGCAATAGCATCAATGATCACAAACATGGCGACAGGGCTCATTTGTGTGAGCTCACTCGGCTGGAAATGGTCATATTACCTACATTCAATAGTTGGAGCAATACTCTTTGTTCTCTGGTATTTCGTTTACATTGATCACCCACAGGATACGAGAAGGGTGTCTGGCAAAGAATTACAGAGcatacagaaaaataaatcagaGGCTCATTTGAGCAAGAAGTGCGATGTACCTTATATT aagctcGCAACCAGTCCGGTAATCCTTTGTGTCTGGGCAAACGCATTTTTCGACTTGACCGCTGCGATAATGTTCTCAACCTATATTCCACTATATTTACatgaagttctgaaatttggagTCACCGAGACTGGATTTTATTCAAGTTTAATACATGGAATTTGTCTGCCAGTCAGGTTGTGCTTTGGTATCATCAGTGATAAAATACA attcataaGTGAgcctgtaaaaattcaaattttcaacacaatATCCGTCGGAGGTTCCGGCCTATTTTTCGCCTCAATTGGCTTGATCCCAATGGAATATCGTGGATGGTCGGTATTCTCCTGCATCATGACTATGAGTTGCATTGGAGTGAATCCGGGAGGCTTTTATAAAGTCGCAGTGTTACATTCCAG gcAATTCGCTCACGTGGTGCTCACCGCAATCCAATGGATAAAATGTTTGGCTCTGTTTGTTGCTCCGGCActtgtatcgatttttgtcaCTAATGAATCTATTAGACAGCAGTGGATTTGGGTATTTCTGATAGTTGGTGGTGGTATGGTGATT acaaatatCCTGGGCTTCTTCTTTTTAACGGATAAACCAGCTGAGTGGACTGACACAGACGAACCtttagaaaaactttaa
- the T22F3.10 gene encoding Major facilitator superfamily (MFS) profile domain-containing protein (Confirmed by transcript evidence), with protein MSLWGNYYRLIVIAIGFLCLASVCSNYIVINFTFICMKTDYTESYLDDNGTIHSIYDYSSSGKKWIMWAVAAGTIIGTIPINLLYVKYGARYPFLIAGVVSCLATALVPLAAKISFFFLIVLRFLQGLAYSADFAAIGLMTVRWAPLSETATFVAILTAFTGISSVATNSLTGLICESSLGWKFAFYLHALVGLVLFAIWTIVYIDHPEDTGKVSQKELGKIQKNKSEAHLDRNTSVPYRKILTSPVIICVWINAFFEMSAVIMFSSYMPIYFHEVLKFGITETGFYVALVLFSYMPIRFVAAIFSDKFRFISEKLKIMIFNTFAVGFSGFFFACIGFIPAEHNMLSLSFFILTMCCIGVNSGGFYKCGVLHSRQFAHVVIAAIQWMKCLALFSAPALVAIFVSDESNRLQWLWVHLVLGCLMIITNFVSYFIFTDEPAEWTNSEVTVKLEKI; from the exons ATGTCACTATGGGGAAATTACTACag attaATAGTCATCGCCATCGGATTTCTATGCTTGGCGTCTGTCTGTTCCAACTATATTGTCATTAATTTCACATTTATTTGCATGAAAACTGACTACACCGAGTCGTATTTGGATGATAATGGG ACAATCCATAGCATCTATGATTACTCCAGTAGCGGCAAGAAATGGATAATGTGGGCGGTGGCAGCCGGCACAATTATTGGCACAATTCCAATAAATTTGCTATACGTTAAATATGGGGCAAG ATACCCATTTCTGATAGCCGGTGTGGTTTCCTGCTTGGCTACTGCTCTAGTACCGCTGGCCGCAAAGAttagctttttctttttgatagttttaagatttttgcaG GGCCTCGCCTACTCTGCCGATTTTGCTGCAATTGGACTGATGACAGTCCGATGGGCTCCACTATCAGAAACAGCAACTTTCGTGGCAATTCTCACCGCATTTACCGGGATCTCATCAGTGGCCACCAACTCGTTGACCGGGCTTATTTGTGAGAGCTCATTGGGttggaaatttgcattttatcTTCATGCTCTTGTTGGACTCGTGCTCTTTGCCATTTGGACTATAGTGTACATTGATCATCCCGAGGATACTGGGAAGGTGTCTCAAAaagaattgggaaaaattcagaagaatAAGTCGGAAGCGCATTTGGACAGGAATACAAGTGTTCCTTATAGG aaaatcttgaCCAGCCCGGTGATAATTTGCGTCTGGatcaatgcattttttgaaatgtctgcCGTGATTATGTTCTCCTCGTACATGCCAATTTATTTCCATGAAGTCTTGAAATTTGGGATAACTGAAACTGGATTCTACGTTGCTTTGGTGCTGTTCTCCTACATGCCAATTCGATTTGTGGCCGCGATTTTTAGTGATAAATTTAG ATTCATAAGTGAAAAgctaaaaataatgattttcaaCACGTTTGCCGTCGGATTTTCCGGATTCTTTTTTGCGTGTATCGG cttcattcCAGCCGAGCACAACATGTTGTCACTCTCCTTCTTCATCTTGACAATGTGCTGTATTGGAGTCAATTCCGGCGGATTTTACAAGTGTGGGGTGTTGCATTCGAG acaattCGCTCACGTCGTCATTGCCGCAATTCAGTGGATGAAATGCTTGGCCTTGTTCTCCGCCCCCGCACTTGTCGCAATATTTGTGTCGGACGAGTCAAACCGACTACAATGGCTATGGGTACATCTTGTACTCGGATGTCTTATGATTATT accAACTTTGTGTCATACTTCATTTTTACCGATGAGCCCGCCGAATGGACAAATTCAGAAGTCACagtgaaactggaaaaaatttga